The Mobula hypostoma chromosome 5, sMobHyp1.1, whole genome shotgun sequence region TTATTTGTTACTGCACTTGCATCAGTGGAGGTCCCCTATCCTTGGATTTCCCCCCTTACCCTATCCTTAGATTTCTACCACTTCAAAGAACATTTCAACATAAATTCTGTAGGGCTGCTGACATTTTGTCAAGACGTGTGTATACTATATCCGACAGATGGACAGGAAcacgcacataaaatgctagacGTACTGAGTTCTGATACATCTACAAAGGGAAATaaagtcgacttttcgggccgaaaaccttcatcaggactccacccgaaacgtcgactgtccacagttgctgcctgacagccgagttcctccagcgttttctgcgtgttcaagatttccagcatctgcaaaatctcttgcgcCGGACAGGAAGCCGGTCAGATGTCCAGCTCCTCGTGCTTCCCGCATCCAAAATAAAAACGTGTCCTTACGGATCGAAACTCGGCTGTTACCTACCGCCACCTCTGCTAACACCGTTTCCTTCGGTTAGCTAAACTCTCCTGTTTTTAAGCAAACTTAACAAACCTTACGTCCCTTCACCAGCTTGATATCTAACTTGTAACTTAATAAGTATTCATGCGGAGCACGTTTTGCAACATTAGTGGTGGTGCAAACTCGATTCTTAACGTTTCCCATCAGAAATAGGCAGGCTCAGTTCATATTTCGCGGGGGCTATTAAACCAGACCTGCCGTTCTTGTGAAGTTATTTCCCGCACAACTAGTACTAAAATATTAGACATCTTATTAGATCAAGAGCAAGTGCGGTATCCGGCGCCGTTGGTCCATGACTCGGGTCGCCACCAGAGCATTAGCCCGAGGCCCGGGCCGGCCCCCACTCACCGGCAGCCCAGGAAGACGTGGTTGGCCCAGACCATGGAGAGGGCGAGGAGTCGGTCGGTGTTGAGCCCCGGCTCCGCGCCGCTCGCCTTCTGCTCCTCCGGCATGTTGCGGAGGATGAACTCGCGCCGGGCCTTCCAATGCCCCTCCGCCTCGCTGTCTCCCTTCACCGTCTCCAGCCAGTCGGAGAGCCGCCGGTTCTGCTGCAGAAACTCGGACACTTCGTCCACCGCCATTGCGCGACGACACCGAGGCCGAGCCAAAACACCGCCCGGGCCCGGCTCGAGAAACAACACCTCCGCCGGGGATGAGAGGAAATGCAGACAGCGCAGCCACGCCTCCCGCGGGCCGGAGAGTAACTGCAGGTAGCGCCTCCCACGGGCCGGAGTGGAACTACACGCAGCGCCTCCCGCGGGGCGGAGAGTAACTGCAGGTAGCGCCTTCCACGGGCCGGAGTGGAACTGTAGGAAGCCCCTCCACTaattacaaacaggagaaaatctacagtgctggacatccaagcaacccacacaaaatgctggcagcatctatgggactgtcatatgttga contains the following coding sequences:
- the LOC134346354 gene encoding CDKN2A-interacting protein-like isoform X3, encoding MAVDEVSEFLQQNRRLSDWLETVKGDSEAEGHWKARREFILRNMPEEQKASGAEPGLNTDRLLALSMVWANHVFLGCRYSNKVMDKVLEMGEGIDVTDAPVHTTRGELVANKKKRELSNNNG